The following are encoded in a window of Urocitellus parryii isolate mUroPar1 chromosome 7, mUroPar1.hap1, whole genome shotgun sequence genomic DNA:
- the Grb7 gene encoding growth factor receptor-bound protein 7, with product MELDLSPPQLSSSPEDLCPTPGTPPGTPPPQDTPLSGEVKRSQPLPIPTSRRLPEEERQATSLPSIPNPFPELCSPPSKTPILGGPSSARGLLPRDASCPHVVKVYSEDGACRSVEVAAGATARHVCEMLVQRAHALSDEHWGLVECHPCLALERGLEDHESVVEVQATWPVGGDSRFIFRKNFAKYELFKSPPHSLFPEKMVSSCLDAHTGASHEDLIQNFLNAGSFPEIQGFLQLRGSGRKLWKRFFCFLRRSGLYYSTKGTSKDPRHLQYVADVNESNVYVVTQGRKLYGMPTDFGFCVKPNKLRNGHKGLRIFCSEDEQSRTCWLSAFRLFKYGMQLYKNYQQAQSRHLRPSYLGSPPLRSVSDNTLVAMDFSGHAGRVIENPREALSAALEEAQAWRKKTNHRLSLPTPCSGTSLSAAIHRTQPWFHGRISREESQRLIGQQGLVDGLFLVRESQRNPQGFVLSLCHLKKVKHYLILPSEDEGCLYFSMDDGQTRFTDLLQLVEFHQLNRGILPCLLRLCCTRVAF from the exons ATGGAGCTGGATCTCTCCCCACCTCAGCTCAGCAGCTCCCCAGAAGACCTGTGCCCAACCCCTGGCACCCCGCCTGGAACTCCCCCGCCCCAGGACACCCCTCTGTCTGGGGAGGTGAAGAGGTCCCAGCCTCTGCCCATCCCGACCAGCAG GAGACTCCCAGAGGAGGAGCGGCAGGCAACCTCTCTCCCCTCCATCCCCAACCCCTTCCCTGAGCTCTGCAGTCCTCCCTCAAAGACCCCCATTCTCGGGGGGCCCTCCAGTGCAAGGGGACTGCTACCACGGGATGCTAGCTGCCCTCAC GTGGTGAAGGTGTACAGTGAGGACGGGGCCTGCCGCTCGGTGGAGGTGGCGGCAGGCGCCACAGCTCGCCACGTGTGTGAAATGCTGGTGCAGCGAGCGCATGCCCTCAGCGACGAGCACTGGGGGCTGGTGGAGTGCCACCCCTGTCTAGCCCTGG AGCGGGGTCTGGAGGACCACGAGTCTGTGGTGGAAGTACAGGCAACCTGGCCCGTGGGTGGAGACAGCCGCTTCATCTTCCGGAAAAACTTCGCCAAGTACGAACTGTTCAAGAGCCCCCCA CACTCCCTGTTCCCAGAAAAGATGGTCTCCAGCTGTCTCGATGCCCACACCGGCGCATCCCATGAAGACCTCATCCAG AACTTCCTGAATGCCGGCAGCTTCCCCGAGATCCAGGGCTTCCTGCAGCTGAGGGGCTCAGGTCGCAAGCTGTGGAAACGCTTCTTCTGCTTCCTGCGCCGGTCTGGCCTCTATTACTCCACCAAGGGCACCTCCAAG GATCCAAGGCACCTACAATATGTGGCAGATGTGAATGAGTCCAATGTCTATGTGGTGACCCAGGGCCGAAAACTCTACGGGATGCCCACGGACTTTGGCTTCTGTGTCAAG CCCAACAAGCTTCGGAATGGCCACAAGGGGCTTCGCATCTTCTGCAGTGAGGATGAGCAGAGCCGCACCTGCTGGCTGTCTGCCTTCCGTCTCTTCAAG TATGGGATGCAGCTGTATAAGAATTATCAGCAGGCCCAGTCTCGCCACCTGCGTCCATCCTATTTGGGTTCCCCGCCCTTG AGGAGTGTCTCGGATAATACCCTGGTGGCTATGGACTTCTCCGGCCATGCTGGGCGAGTCATCGAGAACCCCCGGGAAGCTCTGAGTGCAGCCCTGGAGGAGGCCCAGGCCTGGAGG AAGAAGACAAACCACCGCCTCAGCCTGCCCACCCCATGCTCAGGCACGAGCCTCAGTGCAG CCATCCACCGCACCCAGCCCTGGTTCCATGGACGCATTTCCCGTGAGGAGAGCCAGCGGCTCATTGGGCAGCAGGGCCTGGTGGATGG CCTATTCCTGGTCCGGGAGAGTCAGCGAAACCCACAGGGCTTTGTCCTGTCCTTGTGCCACCTGAAGAAAGTCAAGCACTATCTCATCCTGCCG AGCGAGGACGAGGGCTGCCTCTACTTCAGCATGGACGATGGCCAGACCCGCTTCACGGACCTGCTGCAGCTCGTGGAGTTCCACCAGCTGAACCGTGGCATCCTGCCATGCCTGCTGCGCCTCTGCTGCACCCGCGTGGCCTTCTGA
- the Ikzf3 gene encoding zinc finger protein Aiolos isoform X2, with translation MGSERALVLDRLASNVAKRKSSMPQKFIGEKRHCFDVNYNSSYMYEKENEMIQTRMMDQAINNAISYLGAEALRPLVQTPPAPTSEMVPVISSMYPIALTRAEMPNGAPQELEKKNIHLPEKNLPSERGLSPNNSGHDSTDTDSNHEERQNHIYQQNHMVLPRARSGMPLLKEVPRSYELLKPPPICPRDSIKVINKEGEVMDVFRCDHCRVLFLDYVMFTIHMGCHGFRDPFECNMCGYRSHDRYEFSSHIARGEHRAMLK, from the exons ATGGGAAGTGAAAGAGCTCTCGTTCTGGACAGATTAGCAAGCAATGTGGCAAAACGAAAAAGCTCAATGCCTCAGAAATTCATTG GTGAGAAGCGCCACTGTTTTGATGTCAATTATAATTCCAGCTACATGTATGAGAAGGAGAATGAGATGATACAGACCCGGATGATGGACCAAGCCATCAACAATGCTATCAGCTATCTTGGGGCTGAAGCCCTGCGCCCCTTAGTCCAGACACCACCTGCCCCCACCTCTGAGATGGTTCCAGTTATCAGCAGCATGTACCCCATAGCCCTCACCCGGGCTGAGATGCCAAATGGTGCCCCCCAAGAGTTGGAAAAGAAGAACATCCACCTGCCAGAGAAGAATCTGCCTTCTGAAAGAGGCCTCTCCCCCAACAATAGTGGCCATGACTCTACGGACACTGACAGCAACCACGAAGAACGCCAGAATCACATCTATCAACAAAATCACATGGTCCTTCCCCGGGCCCGCAGTGGGATGCCACTGCTGAAGGAGGTCCCCCGCTCTTATGAACTCCTCAAGCCCCCTCCCATCTGCCCAAGAGACTCCATCAAAGTGATCAACAAAGAAGGGGAGGTGATGGATGTGTTTCGGTGTGACCATTGCCGCGTCCTCTTCCTGGATTATGTGATGTTCACCATTCACATGGGTTGCCATGGCTTCCGTGACCCTTTTGAGTGTAACATGTGTGGATATCGAAGCCATGATCGATATGAGTTCTCGTCTCATATAGCGAGAGGAGAACACAGAGCCATGTTGAAATGA